From one Cynocephalus volans isolate mCynVol1 chromosome X, mCynVol1.pri, whole genome shotgun sequence genomic stretch:
- the LOC134367562 gene encoding RNA polymerase II subunit A C-terminal domain phosphatase SSU72-like gives MQSSPVRVAVVCSSNQNRSMEAHNVLSKRGFNVRSFGTATRVKLPGSTPHKPNVYDFSTTYDQMYNDLRKDKEFYTSNGILYMLDRNRRIKPRPERFQSCNDVFDLILTCEERVYDKVVEHLTSREQETCQPVHVVNVDIQDNQEEATLGAFLICEICQCLQLLEDMDNKMEEMLKELEKKRGKTFLHTVCFY, from the coding sequence ATGCAGTCGTCACCAGTGAGGGTGGCTGTGGTGTGCTCAAGCAACCAGAATCGGAGCATGGAGGCACACAACGTCCTCAGCAAACGAGGATTCAATGTCCGGTCCTTTGGAACAGCAACTCGCGTGAAGCTTCCAGGATCAACACCCCACAAGCCGAATGTTTATGATTTCAGTACCACATATGATCAGATGTACAATGATCTtaggaaagacaaagaattctataCAAGCAATGGCATTTTGTATATGTTGGACAGAAATAGGAGAATCAAGCCCCGGCCAGAAAGGTTCCAGAGCTGCAACGATGTGTTTGATCTGATCCTCACGTGTGAAGAGAGAGTCTACGACAAGGTGGTAGAACATCTGACTTCCAGAGAACAGGAGACCTGCCAGCCAGTGCACGTGGTCAACGTGGACATCCAGGACAACCAAGAAGAGGCCACCCTTGGAGcgttcctcatctgtgagatcTGCCAGTGTCTTCAGCTCCTGGAGGACATGGACAACAAGATGGAGGAGATGCTGAAGGAGTTGGAGAAGAAGAGGGGCAAGACCTTTCTGCACACCGTGTGCTtctactga